One Glutamicibacter halophytocola DNA segment encodes these proteins:
- a CDS encoding MaoC family dehydratase has protein sequence MGAQIVSEIPSMASVFAKAAKTLGRKPKDPVLPQTVLVFQGAHADPEKLNEYRRAVGAPMNAVLPSLYVHSLAFPLAMSLMLHDDFPLPLLGMIHLSNHVDVAAPLGEGEAFDVEVHSENLRAHSKGAMCDLVIRIVADGKDRMLLRSTFLAKGVKLSGEKPRSSERTAFDMPVRTAHWKLDAGTGRRWAKVAGDYNPIHLSALSAKVLGMPGAIAHGIYMAARALAGIEPGRGSYSWNIEFKTPVVLPAAVDLAFEPTAHGYRVNAWHARKGKPHFELELSAAGS, from the coding sequence ATGGGCGCGCAGATCGTTTCCGAGATCCCTTCCATGGCCTCGGTTTTTGCCAAAGCCGCAAAAACTCTCGGACGCAAACCCAAGGATCCTGTGTTGCCGCAGACAGTACTGGTCTTCCAGGGCGCCCACGCTGACCCGGAGAAGCTCAACGAGTACCGCAGGGCAGTGGGAGCGCCGATGAACGCCGTGCTGCCCAGCCTTTATGTACATTCCTTGGCATTCCCATTGGCCATGTCCCTGATGCTGCATGATGACTTCCCATTGCCACTTCTGGGCATGATTCACTTGAGCAATCACGTCGATGTCGCCGCGCCCCTGGGCGAGGGTGAAGCCTTCGATGTCGAGGTGCACAGCGAAAATCTGCGTGCCCACTCAAAAGGGGCAATGTGTGATCTGGTAATCCGGATCGTAGCCGACGGCAAAGATCGAATGCTCCTGCGCAGTACCTTCCTTGCCAAAGGCGTAAAACTGTCCGGCGAGAAGCCAAGGAGCAGTGAGCGCACTGCCTTTGACATGCCGGTTCGTACTGCCCACTGGAAACTTGACGCTGGCACTGGCCGGCGGTGGGCGAAAGTCGCCGGTGACTACAACCCGATCCATTTGTCGGCGTTGAGCGCCAAAGTTCTGGGGATGCCCGGAGCCATTGCACACGGTATCTACATGGCAGCACGAGCGCTGGCCGGTATTGAACCCGGCCGGGGGTCCTACTCATGGAACATCGAGTTCAAGACCCCAGTAGTTCTACCGGCCGCCGTTGATTTGGCCTTTGAGCCAACTGCTCATGGCTACCGAGTGAACGCGTGGCACGCGCGCAAGGGCAAGCCGCATTTCGAGTTGGAACTCTCTGCCGCCGGTTCCTAA
- a CDS encoding 3-oxoacyl-ACP reductase, producing MADKYMELVNTGATKKLAKLLGLPRPPRLRRYTPDSPLLPGPVLVLGASARAQELSDILVSWGLDVRRHDAGEAKLGGILLLLEELDHPQSLSPIMLSAGRALRQLLPGARVVSISRPATAEDDPALAAVRQGIDGAIRSLGREMRGGSTTNGIVLEESTSAVSPSALAALRFFFSGRSAYIDGQFLTVRNDDGALPDDFGRPLAGKVAVVTGAARGIGAAIARTLARDGAQVVVVDMPQAGDSLAKVANTIGATTLQLDVTAPNAAQQIMDHAIGRHGSLDIVVHNAGITRDKLLANMDAGRWDSVIAVNIASQLRMNEAFLAAKLPNLRVVSLASTSGIAGNRGQTNYAASKGGVIGMVRSSAKLFAENGGSIAAVAPGFIETDMTAKIPVGTRTVARLVLPSLMQGGLPEDVAEAISFLGSDAAAGLNGQVLRVCGQSLVGA from the coding sequence ATGGCAGACAAGTACATGGAACTCGTGAACACCGGGGCGACAAAGAAGCTGGCGAAGCTCTTGGGCTTGCCCAGGCCACCACGCTTGCGCCGCTACACTCCAGATAGCCCGCTGCTGCCGGGGCCAGTTCTTGTGCTCGGTGCATCGGCACGAGCCCAGGAACTCAGCGACATCCTGGTTTCTTGGGGGCTGGATGTCCGCCGGCATGATGCAGGCGAGGCCAAACTCGGTGGCATCCTGCTGCTGCTTGAAGAGCTGGATCATCCGCAGTCGCTCTCGCCAATCATGCTCAGTGCTGGTCGCGCCCTGCGCCAACTGCTCCCTGGCGCGCGCGTTGTTTCCATATCGCGTCCAGCCACGGCAGAAGACGACCCGGCTCTGGCTGCAGTACGCCAGGGAATCGACGGAGCGATCCGTTCCCTTGGACGCGAAATGCGCGGTGGCTCCACCACCAATGGCATCGTGCTCGAAGAGTCGACTTCCGCGGTCAGCCCCAGTGCCTTGGCAGCCCTGCGTTTCTTTTTCTCCGGTCGCAGTGCCTATATCGACGGCCAGTTCCTGACGGTGCGCAACGACGACGGCGCACTGCCAGATGATTTCGGCCGGCCATTGGCGGGCAAGGTCGCAGTGGTCACGGGTGCAGCTCGGGGCATTGGCGCAGCTATCGCCCGCACCTTGGCCCGCGACGGCGCGCAGGTAGTCGTCGTAGACATGCCGCAAGCTGGCGACTCATTGGCAAAGGTGGCCAATACCATCGGAGCGACGACTCTCCAGCTGGATGTTACCGCGCCAAATGCGGCCCAACAGATCATGGATCATGCCATCGGTCGCCACGGCTCGCTGGACATCGTGGTTCATAACGCCGGGATCACCCGCGACAAGTTGCTGGCCAACATGGACGCAGGCCGCTGGGATTCCGTCATTGCCGTGAACATTGCCTCCCAATTGCGCATGAACGAGGCCTTCCTGGCAGCAAAGCTGCCGAACCTGCGTGTCGTGTCGCTGGCCTCCACCTCTGGCATTGCAGGCAATCGCGGCCAGACAAACTACGCTGCGTCCAAGGGCGGCGTGATCGGCATGGTGCGCTCAAGCGCCAAGCTGTTTGCCGAAAATGGCGGATCAATCGCGGCCGTTGCTCCAGGGTTCATTGAAACCGACATGACGGCAAAGATTCCTGTCGGCACTCGCACTGTGGCGCGCTTGGTCCTTCCGTCACTGATGCAGGGCGGTTTGCCAGAAGACGTAGCCGAAGCTATCAGCTTCCTCGGCTCGGACGCGGCCGCCGGTCTTAACGGGCAAGTGCTCCGCGTGTGCGGACAATCGCTGGTTGGTGCCTGA
- a CDS encoding TetR/AcrR family transcriptional regulator codes for MNKITEAINGETDGRASRWHAHRTARHEELLKLARKAVHKLGPQASMEDIASLAKTSKPVYYRYFGDKEGLRQALSANVINDFRERVIAAALAKDQELSSMHAMVTAYLELAANSPNLYYFVTSAPRSADDMSAGALNDFFDEASEMISDRLLKLYDQKATAAALGYWPRAALGMVRAAGEQWLREPDSDSKPSIETMARELTNWLAYGIASTSGTKNP; via the coding sequence GTGAACAAGATCACGGAAGCAATAAACGGTGAAACTGACGGTCGAGCATCGCGCTGGCACGCGCATCGGACCGCCCGCCATGAAGAACTGCTCAAGCTGGCACGCAAGGCTGTGCACAAGCTCGGGCCGCAGGCATCGATGGAGGACATCGCCAGCCTCGCGAAAACATCCAAACCCGTTTATTACCGATACTTCGGCGACAAGGAAGGGCTGCGCCAAGCCCTGAGCGCCAACGTCATCAACGACTTCCGCGAACGGGTCATCGCCGCGGCGCTGGCGAAGGATCAGGAACTGAGTTCCATGCATGCCATGGTCACGGCCTATCTTGAACTGGCTGCCAACAGCCCGAACCTCTATTACTTTGTGACCAGTGCACCACGCTCGGCAGATGACATGTCCGCAGGTGCCCTGAACGATTTTTTCGATGAAGCCTCTGAAATGATCAGTGATCGCTTGCTGAAGCTCTACGACCAAAAAGCAACAGCCGCCGCCCTGGGCTATTGGCCGCGCGCTGCCCTAGGCATGGTCCGAGCCGCAGGAGAACAGTGGCTCCGCGAACCGGACTCGGACTCGAAGCCGAGCATCGAAACCATGGCCCGCGAACTGACCAACTGGCTGGCCTATGGCATTGCTTCGACTTCCGGCACAAAAAACCCATGA
- a CDS encoding acetyl-CoA C-acetyltransferase yields MAQQSVRNAVIIGGNRIPFARSNTAYVDASNQDMFTAALEGLVARYGLQGQRMGAVSGGAVLKHSKDFNLIRESVLGSSLDPATPAYDVQMACATGMEAIGSLANKIKLGQLESAIGGGVDTTSDAPIAVSESLRGILLELARARTTKAKLSALAKIRPSHLAPSAPGTGEPRTGLSMGDHQALTTQAWKITREAQDELAMASHANLAAAYDRGFFNDLITPFNGLSKDNNLRADSTLEKLGKLKPAFGKNLGDEATMTAGNSTPLTDGASVVLLGSEEYARSHDLPMLANFVDFEAAAVDFVHGGEGLLMAPAYATARMLERNNLALQDFDFYEIHEAFAGTVLSTLKAWEDEEFCREKLGLQAPLGAIDRSKLNVNGSSLAAGHPFAATGGRIIASTAKMLHEKGSGRALISVCAAGGQGVVAILEARS; encoded by the coding sequence ATGGCCCAACAGTCAGTGCGCAATGCCGTGATAATCGGTGGAAACCGCATCCCCTTTGCTCGTTCCAATACCGCCTACGTCGATGCGTCGAACCAAGACATGTTCACCGCCGCTCTCGAAGGGCTCGTGGCCCGCTACGGCTTGCAAGGCCAGCGCATGGGCGCGGTCAGCGGTGGCGCAGTGCTCAAGCACTCCAAGGACTTCAACCTCATTCGTGAATCGGTCCTCGGCTCTTCGCTGGATCCGGCAACTCCCGCCTACGATGTGCAGATGGCCTGCGCCACCGGAATGGAAGCCATCGGCTCGCTGGCCAACAAGATCAAGCTTGGACAGCTCGAGTCGGCTATTGGCGGTGGCGTCGATACGACTTCGGATGCGCCGATTGCCGTTTCTGAATCACTGCGTGGAATTTTGCTCGAATTGGCTCGTGCACGTACGACGAAGGCCAAGCTCTCAGCGCTTGCAAAGATCCGCCCATCGCACCTGGCGCCCTCGGCGCCAGGCACCGGAGAGCCACGCACGGGACTGTCCATGGGCGATCATCAGGCGCTGACCACCCAGGCCTGGAAAATTACCCGCGAAGCACAAGATGAATTGGCCATGGCCAGCCACGCAAATCTTGCCGCTGCTTATGACCGTGGCTTCTTCAATGACCTCATAACCCCCTTTAACGGCCTGTCCAAGGACAATAACTTGCGCGCCGATTCGACCTTGGAAAAGCTGGGCAAGCTCAAGCCGGCCTTCGGCAAGAATCTTGGCGACGAAGCAACCATGACCGCAGGCAACTCGACCCCGCTGACCGACGGCGCTTCGGTGGTGCTCTTGGGGAGCGAGGAATATGCTCGCAGCCACGACCTTCCGATGCTGGCCAACTTTGTTGATTTCGAGGCAGCCGCGGTGGACTTTGTCCACGGTGGAGAAGGATTGCTGATGGCACCGGCCTATGCGACCGCCCGAATGCTCGAACGCAATAATCTCGCCCTGCAGGATTTTGACTTCTACGAGATCCATGAGGCCTTTGCCGGGACAGTACTCTCGACCCTCAAAGCATGGGAAGATGAGGAATTCTGCCGTGAGAAGCTGGGGCTGCAAGCACCGCTGGGAGCCATCGACCGGAGCAAGCTGAACGTCAACGGATCCTCGTTGGCCGCGGGCCACCCATTCGCCGCCACCGGTGGACGCATCATCGCCAGCACCGCGAAGATGCTGCATGAAAAGGGTTCAGGACGCGCATTGATTTCTGTCTGTGCTGCAGGTGGACAGGGTGTCGTGGCAATTTTGGAGGCACGCAGCTAA
- a CDS encoding acyl-CoA dehydrogenase, producing MSENRINVTDLAEQLLGPYAEIRKASRARAARPELQRDPLLGMDEHRDRVLGQLSLLVEEEAVQRAFPVKFGGYDDHGGSIASFEELVAADPSLQIKAGVQWGLFAGAILHLGTEEHHAKWLPDAMSLKTPGAFAMTEIGHGSDVASVATTATYDEESEEFVIHTPFKAAWKDYLGNAALHGKAATVFAQLITKGVNHGVHCFYVPIRDDEGNFLPGIGGEDDGLKGGLNGIDNGRLHFTNVRVPRTNLLNRYGNVTADGSYSSPISSPGRRFFTMLGTLVQGRVSLDGAATSASKIGLQIAVTYGNQRRQFNSTSDTEETTLLDYQRHQRRLITRLARTYASSFAHDGLLDKFDAVFSGRADSDEDRQDLETLAAALKPLSTWDALDTLQECREACGGSGFIAKNRFTQLYQDLDVYVTFEGDNNVLLQLVGKRLLTDYAAEFRKLDTGAMALYAAKQVGSTALHRSGLRSVGQALADVSDERKSANFFKDPDNQRALLTDRINAKVAEVANALRAAGKNPVKAAQAFNENQELLISAARDHGQLLRWEAFTAALEKVADPATSEVLTWLRDVFTLSLIEEDLGWFLANGHLSMQRARTLPGYLNRLLARLRPHAQDLVDAFGYTQDHLRADISNGTEAERQDEAMEYFRKLRASDNAPISEKSLKKASA from the coding sequence ATGAGCGAGAACCGCATCAACGTCACCGACCTGGCAGAACAGCTACTTGGCCCCTATGCAGAAATTCGCAAGGCCTCGCGGGCTCGAGCCGCTCGCCCTGAACTCCAGCGAGATCCGCTGCTGGGCATGGACGAACATCGCGACCGCGTCTTGGGCCAGCTCAGCCTCCTAGTGGAAGAAGAAGCAGTTCAGCGCGCCTTCCCGGTAAAATTCGGTGGTTACGATGACCATGGAGGCTCCATCGCTTCCTTTGAGGAGCTCGTTGCCGCGGACCCATCCCTGCAGATCAAGGCCGGCGTCCAATGGGGCCTCTTCGCCGGTGCCATTCTTCACCTTGGCACCGAAGAGCACCATGCCAAGTGGTTGCCCGATGCCATGAGCCTGAAGACCCCGGGGGCTTTCGCCATGACCGAAATCGGCCACGGCTCAGATGTTGCCTCGGTGGCGACTACCGCGACCTACGACGAAGAGTCCGAAGAATTCGTCATCCACACCCCATTTAAGGCGGCGTGGAAGGACTACTTGGGCAACGCCGCATTGCACGGCAAGGCAGCCACGGTCTTTGCCCAGCTGATCACCAAGGGCGTCAATCACGGCGTTCATTGTTTCTACGTTCCAATCCGTGATGACGAGGGAAACTTCCTGCCAGGCATCGGCGGAGAGGACGACGGCCTCAAGGGCGGGCTGAACGGGATCGACAACGGCCGCCTGCACTTCACCAATGTCCGCGTGCCACGCACCAACCTGCTCAACCGCTACGGCAACGTTACTGCCGATGGCAGCTATAGCTCCCCCATTTCTTCTCCAGGCCGCCGCTTCTTCACCATGCTTGGCACACTCGTTCAAGGACGCGTCTCCCTTGACGGTGCCGCCACCAGTGCTTCGAAGATTGGCCTGCAGATCGCCGTGACCTACGGCAATCAGCGCCGCCAGTTCAATTCCACCTCGGATACCGAAGAGACCACGCTGCTGGACTACCAGCGCCACCAGCGCCGCCTGATCACCCGGCTGGCTCGAACCTACGCATCCTCCTTCGCCCACGACGGACTTCTGGACAAGTTCGATGCCGTCTTCTCCGGACGGGCCGACAGCGACGAAGACCGCCAGGATCTGGAAACCCTCGCTGCCGCCTTGAAACCATTGAGCACCTGGGACGCACTGGATACCCTCCAGGAGTGCCGCGAGGCCTGTGGCGGTTCCGGCTTCATCGCCAAGAACCGCTTCACCCAGCTCTACCAGGACCTCGACGTCTACGTAACCTTCGAAGGCGACAACAACGTTTTGCTGCAGCTAGTGGGCAAGCGCCTGCTCACCGATTACGCGGCGGAATTCCGCAAGCTGGATACCGGTGCCATGGCTCTCTATGCAGCCAAGCAGGTCGGAAGTACTGCCTTGCACCGTTCAGGCTTGCGCAGCGTTGGACAAGCCCTGGCTGATGTTTCCGATGAACGAAAGAGCGCCAATTTCTTCAAGGATCCAGACAACCAACGTGCGCTGCTCACCGATCGGATCAATGCCAAGGTTGCCGAAGTGGCCAATGCCCTGCGCGCAGCTGGCAAGAATCCAGTCAAGGCTGCACAGGCCTTCAACGAAAATCAAGAGCTGCTGATTTCTGCGGCGCGGGACCACGGTCAGCTGCTTCGCTGGGAAGCATTTACCGCGGCGCTGGAAAAGGTCGCAGACCCGGCAACATCCGAAGTGCTCACGTGGCTTCGCGATGTTTTCACGCTGAGCCTTATTGAAGAAGATCTTGGCTGGTTCCTGGCCAATGGGCACCTTTCGATGCAGCGTGCGCGGACACTGCCCGGTTACCTCAACCGCCTGCTCGCTCGATTGCGACCCCACGCCCAGGATCTCGTTGACGCTTTCGGCTATACCCAGGATCATCTGCGTGCCGATATCTCCAATGGCACCGAAGCAGAACGCCAGGACGAGGCCATGGAGTACTTCCGCAAGCTGCGTGCAAGCGACAACGCGCCAATCAGCGAAAAATCGTTGAAGAAGGCTTCGGCTTAA